A single genomic interval of Larus michahellis unplaced genomic scaffold, bLarMic1.1 SCAFFOLD_255, whole genome shotgun sequence harbors:
- the LOC141737136 gene encoding vacuolar protein sorting-associated protein 37D-like isoform X2, translating to MPKCGAVKHRFQSLQLERDMCLASNCTLARVNLSLRPRLEDGKASLAIKYQELREIREACWDKQQRLDAYLEKWSPQSALGHLQAKLDASEAESETQIEQFLDQDLPLESFLESFCQSRTRSHVCRTQLEKLQELLQKGQVGRVLVGPTGHPGTQASRAEAHLPPLRSVVVPKAFNLSYGFVPAFLIPSEAVVPFAMPAATLRHHLPALGHQPASPSSKMPSPGSPLHLIGHIPLLSPQPFHRQQWPRHQKQEPPHW from the exons ATGCCCAAGTGCGGCGCCGTAAAGCACAGG TTTCAGAGTCTGCAGCTGGAGCGGGACATGTGTTTGGCTTCAAACTGCACCCTGGCCAGGGTGAACCTGTCCTTGCGCCCGCGGTTGGAGGACGGGAAGGCTTCCCTAGCCATCAAGTACCAGGAGCTGCGGGAGATTCGAGAAGCATGTTGGGACAAGCAGCAGCGGCTGG ATGCGTACCTGGAGAAGTGGAGTCCACAGAGCGCCCTGGGCCATCTCCAAGCCAAGCTTGATGCCTCCGAGGCAGAGTCGGAG ACACAGATAGAGCAGTTCCTGGACCAGGATCTGCCCCTTGAGTCCTTTCTGGAATCCTTCTGCCAGAGCCGCACACGCTCCCATGTCTGCCGGACACAGCTGGAGaaactgcaggagctgctgcagaagggCCAGGTGGGCAGGGTCCTTGTGGGCCCCACGGGGCACCCAGGCACCCAAGCTAGCCGAGCAGAAGCCCACCTTCCCCCATTGCGGAGTGTTGTAGTCCCCAAAGCTTTCAATCTCTCCTACGGCTTTGTGCCCGCCTTTCTCATCCCCTCGGAGGCCGTTGTGCCTTTTGCCATGCCGGCTGCAACTCTCAGACaccacctcccagccctgggacaccagccagcatctccctcctccaAAATGCCCAGCCCGGGCTCGCCCCTGCACCTCATTGGACACATCCCCCTGCTCAGCCCTCAGCCCTTCCACAGGCAGCAGTGGCCGCGACACCAGAAGCAGGAGCCTCCGCACTGGTAG
- the LOC141737136 gene encoding vacuolar protein sorting-associated protein 37D-like isoform X1, whose translation MSRPPAPPGSPRRFGALSTAQLRALLQDEPRLQRAARLSRKFQSLQLERDMCLASNCTLARVNLSLRPRLEDGKASLAIKYQELREIREACWDKQQRLDAYLEKWSPQSALGHLQAKLDASEAESETQIEQFLDQDLPLESFLESFCQSRTRSHVCRTQLEKLQELLQKGQVGRVLVGPTGHPGTQASRAEAHLPPLRSVVVPKAFNLSYGFVPAFLIPSEAVVPFAMPAATLRHHLPALGHQPASPSSKMPSPGSPLHLIGHIPLLSPQPFHRQQWPRHQKQEPPHW comes from the exons atGTCCCGGCCCCCGGCGCCGCCCGGCTCCCCGCGCCGCTTCGGGGCGCTCAGCACCGCGCAGCTCCGCGCCCTGCTGCAGGACGAGCCCCGGCTGCAGCGCGCCGCCCGCCTCAGCAGGAAG TTTCAGAGTCTGCAGCTGGAGCGGGACATGTGTTTGGCTTCAAACTGCACCCTGGCCAGGGTGAACCTGTCCTTGCGCCCGCGGTTGGAGGACGGGAAGGCTTCCCTAGCCATCAAGTACCAGGAGCTGCGGGAGATTCGAGAAGCATGTTGGGACAAGCAGCAGCGGCTGG ATGCGTACCTGGAGAAGTGGAGTCCACAGAGCGCCCTGGGCCATCTCCAAGCCAAGCTTGATGCCTCCGAGGCAGAGTCGGAG ACACAGATAGAGCAGTTCCTGGACCAGGATCTGCCCCTTGAGTCCTTTCTGGAATCCTTCTGCCAGAGCCGCACACGCTCCCATGTCTGCCGGACACAGCTGGAGaaactgcaggagctgctgcagaagggCCAGGTGGGCAGGGTCCTTGTGGGCCCCACGGGGCACCCAGGCACCCAAGCTAGCCGAGCAGAAGCCCACCTTCCCCCATTGCGGAGTGTTGTAGTCCCCAAAGCTTTCAATCTCTCCTACGGCTTTGTGCCCGCCTTTCTCATCCCCTCGGAGGCCGTTGTGCCTTTTGCCATGCCGGCTGCAACTCTCAGACaccacctcccagccctgggacaccagccagcatctccctcctccaAAATGCCCAGCCCGGGCTCGCCCCTGCACCTCATTGGACACATCCCCCTGCTCAGCCCTCAGCCCTTCCACAGGCAGCAGTGGCCGCGACACCAGAAGCAGGAGCCTCCGCACTGGTAG